Genomic segment of Hydra vulgaris chromosome 11, alternate assembly HydraT2T_AEP:
acaaagccgaactgtttgctaaaaacttttcatcaatatcatctcttgattccactaattgcgttctacctgatattgccaacaaacaggttgattcattgcttgacattcatatCACTTCAGcatctgtatctaaagtgatttcctgtctagactcttctacagcttgtggcccagacaacatacctgttattgtcttgcagaagtgttctccagagctgtcgtctatactctcaaaactattcaacaagtgcttatcagagtcttgttttccagcctgctggaaagccgcatctgttatccctatcttcaaaaattctggggagcgatctgattcgtctaactaccgtcccataagtcttcttcctatcataagcaaggtttttgaatctttaattaacaaacacttaatttctcatcttgaatctaataacttactttctgaccatcaatatggatttcgatcttctcgttctacagctgatttgctaacagtaataactgacaggttttatcgtgcattagatgaaggtggagaggttaaggccatcgctcttgacatttcaaaagcctttgataaagtttggcatgctggtcttctccataagctttcttcttatggtgtattcGGCAACATCTTTAAGAtcattgaatccttcctttccaatcgtagcataaaagttgtcctcgatggacaacactcttcttcttattctgtaacttcaggggttcctcaaggttctatccttggccctatactctttttaatttacattaacaatcttccagatattctcacatctaaggtgtcattgtttgctgatgatactaccatttattcttgtcgtGATAAGAAACCAACACCCTCTGATTGcctggagggggcatttgagcttgaaaaggatctcacttctgctacagcatggggctcacagtggctggttaactttaattcagataaaactcaatttttttcagccaatcgttatcgcaataatttagatcttcctatatttatgaacggtgatgtactcgatgagtcacctactcttcatcttctaggattaactcttacttccaatctttcttggaaaccatatatcaaatcggttgcaaaattagcatctgctaaggttgcatctctttatcgagctcgccactttcttactctggattctattctctacctctataaatctcaaatccggccttgtatggaatactgttgccatatctggggcggatcttctaatgatgccctttctcttttagacaaggtgcaaaaacgcattgtaaacatagttggacctgctcttgcagccaaccttcaaccattatcacatcgtcgtaatgttgcttctctttctcttttctacaaatactataatgggcactgctcgaaagagctaacgtctcttgtgccatctactaaaattcattctcgtgttactcgtcattcaattaagtgtcatcctttttctgtgactgttcctaagtgctccaaaaacgcttattcgtctagtttttttcctcgaacatcagctctttggaattcgcttccttcatcttgctttcctgattcatataatttgcaatcttttaaatcgtccgtcaatcgttatcttgctctacaatcttcatcttttctcttacagtaacttccaactttaaTTAGTGgctgcttgcagccttgttggaagcgaagatgtttaaaaaaaataaaaaaataaaaaaaataacaaagtttcctgtaaatttatgtttactttaacatgcaattaataaattaaatcctTTCATAAAATGATGATAGCAAGTTTAATTTGAGGATCTTTTTCGGTCATTAGTGTTTTCGCACTTTCCCCGTAAAAGtgaagttatgttttttaatatatatgggtcaaatcattatatttcaacTGATGGCCTGTGGGGCCATCTCtgattttcttgatttttacatATCATTATCTACATGGTGTAAATAGGTTAAATGTGCAATTTCAGAGTTCCAAGTGCAACGGTTTAGAAATTATGACCTATGGAGGGTGGGGGTGTGACCAacttttagtaatttaattaacttttgttaatttcCTTTTAAGAACATAACAAGGCATATTTGTTGGATAATTTGGCACACATAGTTAAGGTTTCACAAAATTCGAATCTTATGGTGAAAGTatgaaaaaatgcaataaagatCTAATGGCCTTAACTGTATATTCATCCCCTTGATacatgtttctttaaaaaaggaTATTGTCTTTAAAACGATAAATGCacacaactaaataaatttattataaataactaagcaatTGAGTACAAAcacgtttcaaacaaaaaaaagttgatttacaatcaaacatgtgtataacaaattgtaaaaaatatgtaaactttgatcttttataTTGCATTAATGTGTCATATGTCaaaccttaaataaaaattgtaacagataagtagacataaaagaaaaataaaacaaaacaaaaaaaacaactggaATTCAATTTACCTGCTTTTCGGTAGCCTGTTGGTCATACTTAAACTGCTGTCATGAAGCAACTTGTCGGTGTTGTTTTATGACGTTATTTcatgttggcttttagtaaactttaattatatttaaaagacattacaatagatttaaaatattttaatgttagaaAATGAATGCTTGTATCTTTGTAAGTTGGTGGCCCTCTCCTCCTTTGATTGGTGCCTCCTAACTCCCCCCTCTCCAAACACACACACCGTCACCTTAAGGGGTGGGGGTGCTGGGATCCAGACCACTGATATTCTataataaaacagaatttaaagaaataacactttcaatttaaaattatttagatatttagatattaagtatctaaatatctaaattaatttaaagaccTTCATTTGAACCATAATGAAGGTCTCTAAAAAGTTACTGCCCATTTTATTTGTGCCCCTACATACTATAAAGACCAAATTAAGGAGAGGACAACCAACCATATCTTTCTTTGTATTAAGAAATGACTTATAATTAATCGCACCCATCACATTGGCCAGTTGGCAGATTAGAGGGCACTGGTTTTTAGTAACACATTCAACCgttgttaattgaaaaatagGGTCATTTAAAAATGCTGGCATTTTTGGTGTGAATTTGACAAGTTTATAATGTTTGCCATTATAAACTTGTCAAATTCACTTGACTAAAAAGTCCCATTTTCAGCCATCTCCAAATGGCTGAAAATGGGACTTTTTAGTCAAGtgaactatatatttttagataatttctAAAATGTAACAAGCTGCTTATATTTTGCCCATTTGTTCCAGACAATTGTAGCTAATCAGAAAACTAACATGTAAGAACTTGTTGATGAATAGAAAAATACTACGGTTAACTtcattttgccttttttttgcatttttcagaatttttccAAAGTTGAAAAGGCTGCAGTTTTTTTCTAACATGATACAAGCTAATGAAAATCGCTATTTTTAAGACAGAAATATCTAGAAAATAGTTCTAGAAAGAATGAGCCACTTGTtgaaagttagaaaaaagttataaggcCTTAAAGTTGTCTATTTTTACCATTCGAGGAACCAAAGGGGGCTACCTGAGAGTGTTTGTAAGGCCATAATTTCTAAACAGTTGCACTCGGAACTCTGAAATAGCACATTTAACCTATTTACATCATGTAGATAATGATAtgtaaaaatcagaaaaatcagAGATGGTTTTCTTGAAATTGGTTGAAATATAATTATCTGACCCATATATGATATCTTAATATAATatctttgaaacaaaataatctgACATTAAAAGAAGAATGTCAGCTGAAATACAGAAAATAAGTTATTCAAATTCTATATGATGTTTGTTCCGTGGTAAAAAATGGCCGCACACAGAGAAATAAGTatccaaataaaacattttattatagaaaataaactttgttaggttatttctgaaaaatataactttataaaaataaaaaaaattaccattctgaaagaaaatttaattacaaattcaatatgcaaaaaaaaaatatcaataacaatatttaattgataaaaaattaagatacatttaaactatgcaattttttagcattaaataAGTATccgaacaaaattttaaagattaaggCTTAAAGATTAACGCttttttgagaaattatttttatgactttttattatAGAGTTGGACTGCCTTTAGTGTTGACTTCTACAAGTCAACATGGCATCGATTCAACTAATTTCTTTGTAGTATCTGAGTAGATATCAACCCAAGCTTCTTGGAGCATGATCTTCagctcttcttttctttttagacATTGTGTgccacattttttatttagaatagcCCAGAGATGTTCAATTGGATTGAGATCTGGTCTTTGGGCTGGTCATTCAAGTAACTCAATTTGCTTTTGGATACAAAACTCATTTGCTTTATTTGACGTATGTTTAGGATCATTGTCTTGTTGGAAGATAAAATGTTTTCCTAATCGCAGTTTTTTAGTTAAAGCCAGAAGATTCTTATTGAGAATGTTAACATAAATCTCAGAGTCCACATTCCATCAATAAAGTCCAGTTTTCCTGTTCCGTTATAAGCCATTGATTAACATACCATAACATTGCCTCCACTAAATTTTACTGTGCCTCGAATATAACTAAGTGTGAATgcttcaccttttttttttccatacttTTTGAGCTCCATCAGACTTTACATTATTAAGTTTTGACTCGTCTGTCCACAAAACTTTCTTCCAGAACGATACTggcatatttacatattttttagcaaatgcaAGTCTTTGCTTTTGATGGATTTTTTACCAGACATTTTAtttctaacttcttctaaaaaatgaaaacaggctataaaaattagaataataaaaacaaccaacaacaaacaaacaattatttaaatttttgttttaaacaatgaACAACATCAACTCTTCTTGAGAATATCATTGAGTATATCATCTCTAATTCGACAGCTGACTTCACTAGAAAGATCGCATGGAAAATGTAACCGCGCATaaaaaaagtctagaaactacctAAAAACTAAGAAATGGTGTATTTTACAGAATACAGAACCGTCATTTACAACACGAACATTAGGCGTAACAATGCGCACTATTcattagcgtattaatatttagactactgtattatttttaaaaagattctgTATACGGCTAGAAAACCCAAATGTCTCATGTTGCCCCGGTGGCTAGTTTTGCCCCAAGTTacacatattttcaaaaaaaaagtttttcaaaaatatatcaacctggtactcatATAAAGcgaaatgatataaaaatttcaaaagtaatatttacttcgaaaaaaaatagttatttatggttttattacattaaaaattacgttttaatgtaataaaaccataaatgaaaaaaatgcattttttatgataattttgtttaaaatttttaaaaagttaaaaagataaaaagttaaaatttttttaaaatgaatattatttttgaagtttttatataattttgcttcatttgagtaccaggttgacgtatttttgaaaaactttttttatgaaaatgttatGGACCCATTAAATATCAGAGgctcttgagggaccccttaaaatattttttattcaaaaaaatttttaacctagtgtttttgtatgagatagaacacatttagggggtgagagcagattattttcaaatatgttgttttttgggacaccctaatatatatatatatatatatatatatatatatatatatatatatatatatatatatatatatatatatatatatatatatatatatatatagaacccTTAGATGTTGTCCGaaagttttttccatattttgttgacaaaaagtaaaaattaaaatgcaagaccggaatttttttttttaaataatgatagactgcctgccccaaccaaaccctcagtcgatgtagcagcactcccttgcgggtcaggctatttgtcagtcgatgtagcagcactcccttgcgagtcaggctataagatagtcgatgtagcaacactccctcgcgagtcaggctataagatagtcgatgtagcaacactccctcgcgagtcaggctataagatagtcgatgtagcaacactccgcgcatgatttacagtaaaaaaaataaaaataaaaacattttattaaaaaaaacaaaaataaaaacattttattaaaaaaaataaaaataaaaacattgtttatatttttaaaaacattcagaatgttttaaaaacattcagaatgtttttaaaaacattctggtCAATTAAATTTgcgtttttgtggtttttttatataacaattaatttgtaattaaattaatgattttgaCTTTCGTCCAACACGGAAATGATGGACGAAagtcaaaagtaattaaaagtgaCGTATGTGTTGGCGTAAGAATCACTTTTTTCCTTCCGCTCTTCCTAAAGCCAACAAACTATAGAtctatatatcttttttattatacattgtgtatatatatatatatatatatatatatatatatatatatatatatatatatatatatatatatatatatatatatatacacacacaaggtataataaaaaagatttattgataattttcttataagttattgcttttattatatataaatatcgtAGTAGTGTTATGTTGTGGATTGAATGacttttaatatacaaaacaatgattaaaaattttatttaatagcttATGCCTCTTTTCGCCTGTGTTGGTGCTGGAATGTGCATGGCTGCTTGTTATACTATTAGACTTGCTACAAAAGGTCCAGAAGTCACGTATgtgcttttattttgtttagtttgttATCATTAATCAATTGATTTTGACAATACCACACTTATGAGAAATAATGTATGATCAAACTTGAATAATGTTAAGAAAATAATTCTAATGTAATATGATTATATTAGCAGATCTTCTTGGAGGAGAAGTGAAAAGTGTTATGTTTAAACATTtgtcaagcaaaaaaaaattattttaattatgaatcatttttaatgaaattacaAGGACAACAAAGTTAGAATTAATATGTTATTGACCTCAgaacaaataaagatattttttttataacttaagtaGTGTTTAAtacctaaattttaatttgttcaaaGGCATACAGAAAACTGACTTATGCAAAAGCACCATTTtgatgttaaatattatttaataccacaagttttttatttttcaatttatatgtAGTTAAGGGGTTAAAAAGTTAATACTTTGCTGCTGTCATTCTGTttctcattcattttttatcaaaaatagtttgttcatgttaaaaacattgtttctgcatttttagttttaaaaaaggcaTTAATACTTAacttgagtttattttttaaataaagttccatggtataataatgttttttgataCATTCTCACAAAGCTTAACAAATATGAATTGTTGGTATAATGGATAACTGAATCAGAAACCTTTATTCCTCAAAAAGGACTCTTATTGTGGTGGTGAAGCactgttataaaaaacaaatttcagaagctgtatttattaatttaaacttttctttttttttttcacataagcctaaatttttttattttaatgaaatttttttaagagagAACTGAAAACCTGGAGATGTGCACAAATTGGTTGTTTATAgaaagtttaaacaaatttaaaacggaattttaaacaactttaaaaatcacttaaatGACTATTTTGAAATCGcatgcaaaaaaaagaaagatagcTTGTTTTTATTTGTCGGAGATTTTAACGTGGACTATCTCAAATATggtgaaaatattaaaatacaacaattttacAATCGCTTTAATGAGTTTGGAATGGTGCCTATAATAAAGAAACCAACAAGAATCACGCAAAACTGTTATTCTGCAATCAACAATATTTTCATAAACACTCTTTTCCATTCCACACTTCAGACATTATTCGAAGTGACATAAGTGACCATTTTCCAGTCTTCAAttcattcttaaaaaaaagaatctttaccACTCaagcaaaaaatatgtttaaactagAGTTGAATTTTGTATTTCTCGAGACATGCGCTAACAAAAGCTACAACCTATTTCTAAACAAATTTCTTAATTTGTACGACAAGCATTTTCCTAACAAAACTAACcgaattaaaactaaaagactTCTCAACCCTTGGTCctcaaaaaaccttttaaagtgTTCGAAGCGaaaacaaaagctatatatacgttttattaaatcaaagaaaGATCGCGACATGCATAATTACTTAAACCATAAACGTCTATATGAAAGAACCAAAAAAAGCCGAACtacatatttcaaaaacaagctATTGAGCCTAAAAGGTAACAGGAAAAAAACATGGGATGCAATTAAAGAGAGATTCTtggtaaacaaaaaattcacaATAAAGTCTTACCAAGCGTGATTACCGTTGACGACACTCAGATCTCTGATGGTAAATCGGtagtaacaaaatttaatgagtttttcgTAAACATAGGTCCAAACTTAGCCAGTAAAATTGAACACACTCCTGGTCATTTCTCGAATTATTTATTGAAGTCTGATAAAAacttagaatttaaaaaaactcactaGTAAAGAACTTGAGGATTTGATGAAAAAGCTTAATACTAATAAAGCAACAGGTTATGATTTTATTTCAGCAAGCATAATCAAAGATTGCTATGGatttattaaagatgttttattagaTGTTTTTGACAAATCGCTCAATACAGGTGTTTTTCCCgataaacttaaaattgcaattattacacccatttttaaaacaggagATGAAAGTCTGGTTTCAAATTATCGACCTATTTCAGTGTTAccagttttttctaaaatcctCGAACGTATCATGTATAATAGACTATTTTCCGACAAAAACAATCTTCTTTATTGtaaccaatatggttttcgatCAAATTACTCTACGGGGCATGCACTTATGCAACTAGTTGAAGTTATCAGTGGAGCATCTTCTCATAACAATTTCTCTCTAGGTATATTTCTAGATTTGTCAAAAGCGTTCGATACCATCTAACTTtactagataaaataaaatattatggaatatGTCTTACATACCATAAATGGTTTACCAGTTACTTAACTGATAGGAAACAGTTTATATCTCTAAATGACGGTTTTCagacaaacaaacataaaatattatgtggGGTTCCACAGGGCTCCATCTTAGTTACTACTATTTCTAATATACGTCAACGatctatataaagcatcaaatactatgtctaccatcatgtttgcagatgacaccaCTTTATTTCATTCTCACATAAACATTATTTCTCTATTTCAAGTTGCAAACGATGTCCTAGAATAAATATCAATCTGGCTTAATGCAAACAGCCTATCTTTAAACACTgttaaaactaagttttccttattccattctaaacaaaagtttcaaTATATTCCTAAATCCTTACcaatgctatatataaataacatggAAATTGAGCGCTCTTTCACAAACAAATTACTTGGTGTCTTAATAGATGAAAACTTATCCTGGAGAgatcatattaaatatattagcaataaaatctcaagaaatatcggtattttatataaaacctgTCAAATCTTAGACAAATCTACCCTAAGTCAGCTATATTTTGCATTCGTACATAGTTATTTATCGTATAgcaatattgtttggggtagTACAAACAAATCTAAACTCAAATGTCTCCTCAAACAACAAAATCATGCAGCAcgcattatttattttcaaaatcgctTCACAAACGCTAAACCTCTTCTAAGAAGTATGAGGgcacttgatatttatgaaataaatgtaTTCAAAATCACACAATTTATGTTCcaacatcattttaaaaaaactccaaaggttttcaaaaatatttttcctaaaatatCAAACCGATACAACACTCGATCAACcggaaattataaaaaacctttCCCTATATCAAAACTTACGAGCTTTGCCATTTCCTATCATGGCCCGATGCTATGGAACCATTTTACAACCATGAGTTGTAAACTAAGAGAAGCCAATACCtctcaaaaattcaaaaagaacaTAATTGAACTAATTGTCAATCAAGATTCAttacttgattttttctaataataaatttttactgtcttttttattatcaaaggttACTGATGATAAGATTTTTTCTTCTTCAGGTTCTCCAGTCTTGAAACTACTATATATGATAAagtgtattttgtatttaatagttttaaataaatgtcgGAAATcatctttaattgtaaatagttgcttgacaaaaataaatttaaaaaaaaaaaaaaaaaaatagaagcacccaattcaatttttattattattattatttttgtaacaagtTAACAAATGGGtagataaataaacaaaataacttctaaaagttaaaaaacaagcaacatttgaagtaaaaagttttagaagttgttaaataaatgttgtttgtggttattatttcaaacaaaatttgcaattgatttagttataataaaaaagttcaactcttgttttgtttgttttttgtttttttcttcattctacTGTTTTAAGCTtcaatacaaaatgtttttttgtattttctatttatttatatgacCTGTAGAGAATggattaaaaacaatattaaattagtatattaaaaacataagaaGCATGCAGtcatgttatactttttttattttattataatttttttttttaaataaatggtttCAATAAGTTATTGGTAGTGTTGGTATTGATAGGGTGggtattaaataattatttcaaatttttttaaatgcttatgtttgaatttttttactttagttggTCCCGAGTTAAAAATCCTGAGCCCTGGCAAAATATTCCATTCAACAAATCTGTCAAGGTAAAACAGAAAATAGtagttggtacttttttttaagaattatctCAGTAGTAGTTTGTAGGGttgcaaaaaaaactgttttaaaaaaaaaaactatgggTTTTTTGGTttgagcttcttttttttttaaaagaagccaacttttttttgtttagtcaactttttctattaaaaaaaaagcattagccattttacttgaataaattatattttctattaacaTTACTGCTGTAATTCATCAAccaatacattattttttaatgctgtATATATTACAACAAACTTTGCCACTCTCTCtactttttgctttttcaaGCCCAAAAATCGAAAAAACTCTTTCAATTCCAAACCTTTAATATCCATGATGTTGCAGTCCAAAGATTTTAGGGATTTCTAACATTCTAAtggtaatacattttttaaaacagattcaCCATACAAATAGCTTTTATCGAATGGAGCAGATTTAGATTTCAACTTGAATATTATTGGTAACaagttcttaaattttttatctgcaAAGGTCATTGCAGcttcatatttattttcagaaagatTAGATACAAAATACCTTTCATCTAGCGTGTTTTCAAAGAAATGAGCATCACTGACAGTCTGAAGATATCTAGTTtccaatattttgtttttcagttGATAAGAATAATAACCATGTTTATCAACTCCTAAAAAATTTCAAcggcattatttatttttctttgatctCTTAGCAACTTATCTAGAGCAACTTCAattggttttaataattttaacaaaaaaattagttggatttaaattgatatttttttgcttgGTTTAAATATTGGTTTAAATCATTTGGTTTAAACCTATCAACCCTGGaagtttgtattatttttttt
This window contains:
- the LOC100199273 gene encoding cytochrome c oxidase subunit NDUFA4 isoform X2; translated protein: MNFRKHLMLPELMPLFACVGAGMCMAACYTIRLATKGPEVTWSRVKNPEPWQNIPFNKSVKFYTVNDYSKLTPPVPNEALEAIKGI